In Candidatus Thermoplasmatota archaeon, a single window of DNA contains:
- a CDS encoding DUF835 domain-containing protein, whose translation MVTDLRIPEGIVVRTAKGGSDSLKGILEDLKQYSFTGYVRVTLQKEIMSSIGYLVVEQGAPVMAVYEFEKSKPRELKRIYTGEKSLRFILEDSQDRGSNIELHSRVPIEEFERRFPDARIDEAPVQAKAPILEAGQKIEEEAEEEETADSQRGIVELWRRKGFKVDTLEEALRKGPGALAKELTQFEQDAQRLKQFEIMMNNFPILGHEQEIEEIRSKLDDRAKIAEIESDIEFLQEKIKRKIQKRKTVEESIKQEMEKKKREEKSADVYDLILKYQTAPEEDVAKKCPRCGGPVDEEGRCPKCSAEGAAAAAPAFAKPLNTEMTFDNFVVGPGSKFPVAAASSVASSPSKTYNPLLVFGGSGLGKTHLIFAIGNHMRSKSKSIKIMYVPADKLVEAINTSQEEALRKRMKEDMESVDLLLVDDMQFLATSERAQIDITHVIDHLIDSKKQVVLASDRLPSQIPGFSDRLSSRIMLGLTTDLQPPDLDTRVKILKLKAREKNLKLSDDIVTYIAERVTTNVRELESTLTKIAAFSTIMKLDVDLNLVSDILKPLAPVQETRKEIMKEVKANPGHCYLVEEERPMYSNVLLSRKMDEGYAGMVITRMNPKRIRDEFKVPPEILWLTDKESSQEKTVAPSLEMLIHVIQEFMAQGEKGMIVLDGIQYLVSTTNFEAVLRFVRSLIDEISESSAILAISMSPETMKPQEVSILEREMEVLNLT comes from the coding sequence ATGGTCACCGACCTGCGCATACCCGAAGGAATCGTCGTCCGGACCGCCAAGGGCGGGTCGGACTCCCTCAAGGGGATTCTCGAGGACCTGAAACAGTACAGTTTCACGGGATATGTCAGGGTGACCCTTCAGAAAGAAATCATGAGCTCAATCGGGTACCTGGTGGTCGAGCAGGGCGCGCCGGTGATGGCCGTCTACGAGTTCGAGAAATCGAAACCGAGGGAGCTCAAGAGGATCTACACGGGAGAGAAGTCGCTAAGGTTCATCCTGGAGGACTCGCAGGATAGGGGTTCCAACATCGAGCTACACAGCAGGGTACCGATAGAGGAGTTCGAGCGGAGGTTCCCTGATGCCAGGATCGACGAGGCGCCAGTGCAGGCAAAGGCACCCATCTTGGAAGCCGGGCAGAAGATTGAGGAGGAGGCCGAGGAGGAAGAGACTGCCGATTCTCAGCGAGGAATAGTCGAGCTCTGGCGCAGGAAGGGATTCAAGGTGGACACTCTCGAGGAGGCGCTCAGGAAAGGCCCTGGGGCGCTCGCGAAGGAGCTCACTCAGTTCGAACAGGACGCGCAGAGGCTGAAGCAGTTCGAGATCATGATGAACAACTTCCCAATCCTTGGTCACGAGCAAGAGATAGAGGAGATCAGGTCGAAGCTAGACGACAGGGCCAAGATCGCGGAGATCGAATCCGACATTGAATTCCTTCAAGAGAAGATCAAGCGCAAGATCCAAAAAAGGAAGACCGTTGAGGAATCGATCAAGCAGGAGATGGAGAAGAAGAAACGAGAGGAGAAGTCCGCGGACGTATACGATCTGATACTGAAGTACCAGACAGCTCCTGAGGAGGATGTCGCGAAGAAGTGCCCCAGGTGCGGAGGACCGGTGGATGAAGAGGGGAGATGCCCCAAGTGCAGCGCTGAGGGGGCAGCCGCCGCGGCTCCTGCTTTCGCGAAGCCCTTGAACACGGAGATGACCTTTGACAACTTCGTCGTGGGTCCTGGGTCGAAGTTCCCAGTGGCCGCGGCCAGTTCAGTGGCCAGCTCCCCGAGCAAGACCTACAATCCTCTGCTCGTCTTCGGCGGATCCGGCCTTGGAAAGACGCACCTCATTTTCGCCATAGGTAATCACATGAGGAGCAAATCGAAGAGCATCAAGATCATGTATGTTCCTGCGGACAAGCTCGTCGAGGCGATCAACACCTCACAGGAGGAGGCGCTAAGAAAGAGGATGAAAGAAGACATGGAGAGCGTGGACCTGCTCCTCGTCGATGACATGCAGTTCCTCGCAACCAGCGAACGAGCACAGATAGATATCACCCATGTCATAGACCATCTGATCGATTCCAAGAAACAGGTCGTTCTCGCGAGCGACCGGCTGCCTTCCCAGATTCCCGGTTTCAGCGACAGGCTGAGCTCCCGCATAATGCTGGGACTCACGACGGACCTGCAGCCTCCGGACCTGGATACAAGGGTCAAGATCCTGAAGCTCAAGGCACGGGAGAAGAATCTGAAGCTGAGCGACGATATCGTCACTTACATTGCTGAGCGCGTCACGACCAATGTCAGAGAGCTGGAGAGCACGCTCACGAAGATCGCGGCTTTCTCCACAATAATGAAACTGGACGTGGATCTCAACCTCGTCTCTGACATACTCAAGCCGCTGGCACCTGTTCAGGAGACAAGGAAGGAGATCATGAAGGAGGTCAAAGCGAACCCCGGACACTGCTACCTGGTCGAGGAGGAGCGGCCGATGTACAGCAACGTGCTCCTCAGCAGGAAGATGGACGAAGGTTATGCTGGCATGGTCATCACGCGCATGAACCCAAAGCGTATAAGGGACGAGTTCAAGGTGCCTCCCGAGATTCTCTGGCTCACGGACAAGGAGAGTTCTCAAGAGAAGACTGTCGCGCCCTCTCTGGAGATGCTGATCCATGTCATACAGGAGTTCATGGCGCAGGGGGAGAAGGGAATGATCGTCCTTGACGGAATCCAGTACCTCGTGAGCACGACCAACTTCGAGGCTGTGCTAAGGTTCGTCAGAAGCCTGATAGACGAGATCTCCGAGTCGAGCGCCATTCTCGCCATATCCATGAGTCCCGAGACCATGAAGCCCCAGGAAGTCTCGATTCTGGAAAGAGAGATGGAAGTCCTGAACCTGACCTGA
- a CDS encoding zinc ribbon domain-containing protein, producing MPNSSGDKLCPICDSPLQPGSRKCGFCGTDLSIFDIDIEPARKAPEQAAPPRVSVESRVDEIFSMSKPSEKPPVQRTPETAPPSRVESPKQIFSRAPGADISTVPEPKPAPTPEPIQEVEPAPDIQDEEVVAEVESFECPQCGTSIEATATQCPKCGVMFAEEGVEMFQCPACNTLVSVDAKSCPGCGAVFVEPEAPAIAPKKDIEPPMAEVKAPSKKPAKPVEPEKKEEKAEDKKGFKSFFKWGKKASEPTPKPETSPETPTLTEKPSPAPASSAPKHAEVRVREIKHEEEIPAQAPAPPAAKDKGRDLARMVAEMKPLLALAREKEVDIGESKQLIDEAAAAGRERQIERAVELVQKSKNALMGKIDSHLADAITKLNEEIKIAREFGGDVSRPTTYIQEVARARAAGDIEAAYVYAEKVAKELLPITGRYNESKKKIGQLKNYIADCEIFIVDTKDARRLLMEASKALEAKDFDRMDISIKMANESLNKSIPGRMNEEMRKARDELIDAKVRNVNITPMLTVLKSATSLMKSEEYPQALKEMREFKEMMKKPA from the coding sequence TTGCCAAATTCTAGCGGGGACAAACTCTGTCCGATCTGCGATTCGCCCCTTCAGCCTGGCTCTAGGAAGTGCGGATTCTGCGGAACGGATCTTTCCATATTCGACATAGATATCGAGCCCGCCAGGAAGGCTCCTGAGCAAGCAGCTCCGCCTAGGGTCTCTGTGGAATCGCGCGTTGACGAAATATTCTCGATGTCCAAGCCCTCGGAGAAGCCGCCAGTTCAAAGAACTCCTGAAACGGCCCCGCCGTCCCGTGTGGAGTCTCCGAAGCAGATATTCTCACGTGCCCCTGGCGCCGACATCAGTACTGTCCCTGAACCGAAGCCCGCGCCCACGCCTGAGCCGATTCAAGAGGTCGAACCAGCTCCTGATATTCAAGATGAGGAAGTCGTGGCTGAGGTCGAGTCCTTTGAGTGCCCACAGTGCGGCACTTCTATCGAAGCGACCGCGACCCAGTGCCCCAAATGCGGGGTGATGTTCGCCGAGGAGGGCGTGGAGATGTTCCAGTGCCCAGCCTGCAATACTCTTGTCAGTGTGGACGCCAAATCCTGTCCTGGCTGCGGCGCCGTGTTCGTCGAGCCTGAGGCCCCTGCAATCGCCCCAAAGAAGGACATCGAACCGCCTATGGCTGAAGTCAAGGCACCTTCGAAGAAGCCTGCCAAGCCGGTCGAGCCCGAGAAGAAAGAGGAGAAAGCCGAGGACAAGAAGGGCTTCAAAAGTTTCTTCAAATGGGGCAAGAAGGCGTCAGAGCCCACTCCGAAACCCGAGACAAGTCCAGAGACGCCGACTCTGACCGAGAAGCCATCGCCTGCCCCTGCGTCTTCTGCTCCAAAACATGCCGAGGTCCGAGTTCGCGAAATCAAGCACGAGGAAGAGATCCCTGCACAGGCTCCCGCTCCACCAGCAGCGAAAGACAAGGGTAGAGATCTCGCGCGCATGGTCGCCGAGATGAAACCACTCCTGGCATTGGCCCGTGAGAAGGAAGTCGATATAGGCGAGAGCAAGCAGCTCATAGACGAGGCCGCGGCTGCTGGCAGGGAGCGGCAGATCGAGAGGGCCGTGGAGCTCGTGCAGAAGTCGAAGAACGCACTCATGGGCAAGATTGACTCCCACCTCGCGGATGCAATCACCAAGCTGAACGAGGAGATCAAGATCGCTCGTGAGTTTGGCGGAGACGTATCCAGACCGACGACTTACATTCAAGAGGTCGCACGAGCAAGAGCTGCCGGCGACATCGAGGCCGCTTATGTCTATGCCGAGAAGGTGGCCAAGGAACTGCTGCCGATCACTGGCAGGTACAATGAGTCGAAGAAGAAGATCGGGCAGCTCAAGAACTACATCGCAGACTGCGAGATATTCATTGTTGACACCAAGGACGCTAGGAGGCTTCTGATGGAAGCGTCCAAGGCCCTGGAAGCCAAGGACTTCGACAGAATGGACATCAGCATCAAGATGGCGAACGAAAGCCTGAACAAGTCCATACCAGGCCGCATGAACGAGGAGATGCGCAAGGCGAGGGACGAGCTTATCGACGCCAAGGTCAGGAATGTGAACATCACGCCGATGCTGACGGTTCTGAAGTCGGCGACCTCCCTCATGAAATCGGAGGAATACCCACAGGCGCTCAAGGAGATGCGTGAGTTCAAAGAGATGATGAAGAAGCCCGCGTAG
- a CDS encoding adenosine-specific kinase, producing MELRSVRLEFPENANVIVGQTHFIKTAEDLYEAIVSSVPQARFGVAFCEASGPCLVRVEGNDDRLKKLAAENANRIGAGHTFVVILENAYPINVLNRIKEVQEVCTIFCATANPVDVLVAENERGRGIVGVIDGEKPKGTESAKDAEDRKAFLRKIGYKR from the coding sequence GTGGAGTTGAGGTCAGTAAGGTTGGAGTTTCCCGAAAACGCGAACGTGATAGTTGGTCAGACCCATTTCATCAAGACCGCTGAGGACCTGTACGAGGCGATAGTGAGCTCCGTCCCTCAGGCGAGGTTCGGAGTGGCATTCTGCGAGGCCTCAGGACCATGCCTTGTCAGGGTGGAGGGCAACGACGACAGGCTGAAGAAACTCGCCGCGGAGAATGCGAACAGGATCGGAGCCGGGCACACTTTCGTAGTGATACTTGAGAACGCCTACCCAATCAACGTCTTGAACAGGATCAAGGAAGTCCAGGAGGTATGCACGATATTCTGCGCGACCGCTAACCCCGTCGACGTATTGGTCGCGGAGAACGAGCGCGGAAGGGGCATCGTGGGCGTGATCGACGGAGAGAAGCCCAAGGGGACAGAGTCGGCGAAGGACGCTGAGGACAGGAAAGCGTTCCTCAGAAAGATCGGCTACAAGAGATAG
- the thiC gene encoding phosphomethylpyrimidine synthase ThiC, whose protein sequence is MKAGRKSPFPQEMKGVSKKEGIEPDKLKALVRAGKVVIPSNPAHKKLVPCAIGEGLRVKINANIGTSRDYIDVDEELRKVRVAVKYGADAIMDLSTGGKIRQIRRKIIAASTVPVGTVPIYEAVCKTSGKGGPVNMTSDDLFKTIEEHAKDGVDFMTVHCGVTKLTAGSLVKHKRVTGVVSRGGALLVAWMHQNGKENPLFEDYDYLLELAKEHEFALSLGDGLRPGSIADATDVPQLHELIVLGKLVERAREAGVQAMVEGPGHVPLNQIEANVRIEKAVCKGAPFYVLGPLVCDVGAGYDHITGAIGGALAAYFGADFLCYVTPSEHLSLPTVEDVKEGVIASRIAAHAADLARGRDTSWDREMSAARKAFDWERMFELSLDPEKTKELWMRRRSHSPKVCSMCGDLCAMKMVDKLLGE, encoded by the coding sequence ATGAAAGCTGGTCGAAAGAGCCCTTTTCCACAGGAAATGAAGGGGGTTTCGAAGAAAGAAGGAATCGAGCCAGACAAGTTGAAGGCCCTTGTCCGAGCAGGAAAGGTCGTAATCCCTTCGAACCCCGCTCATAAGAAGCTAGTCCCTTGCGCAATAGGCGAAGGTCTCAGGGTGAAGATCAACGCAAACATCGGCACCTCAAGGGACTACATAGATGTCGACGAGGAGCTCAGGAAGGTAAGGGTGGCCGTCAAATACGGTGCGGACGCGATCATGGACCTGAGCACAGGAGGCAAAATACGCCAGATAAGGAGAAAGATCATCGCGGCATCCACAGTGCCCGTTGGCACCGTACCTATCTACGAGGCGGTGTGCAAGACCTCAGGGAAGGGTGGCCCTGTCAACATGACTAGCGACGACCTCTTCAAGACGATAGAGGAGCACGCCAAGGATGGTGTGGACTTCATGACCGTCCACTGTGGAGTCACGAAGCTAACGGCCGGGTCGCTAGTGAAGCACAAACGAGTCACGGGGGTCGTGTCAAGAGGTGGAGCGCTACTAGTGGCCTGGATGCACCAGAACGGGAAGGAGAACCCGCTCTTCGAGGATTATGATTACCTGCTCGAGTTGGCCAAGGAGCACGAGTTCGCCCTGAGCCTCGGCGACGGCCTGAGGCCTGGGAGCATTGCCGATGCGACAGATGTCCCGCAACTCCACGAGCTCATCGTTCTTGGAAAACTCGTGGAGCGGGCGAGAGAGGCAGGCGTCCAAGCGATGGTCGAGGGGCCAGGACATGTCCCTCTCAACCAGATCGAAGCGAATGTGAGGATCGAGAAGGCCGTGTGCAAGGGAGCACCGTTCTATGTTCTCGGACCTCTGGTGTGCGATGTCGGCGCAGGCTACGATCATATCACTGGAGCGATAGGAGGAGCGTTGGCAGCGTACTTCGGAGCCGACTTCCTGTGCTATGTCACGCCGTCTGAACACCTGTCTCTGCCAACCGTGGAAGATGTAAAGGAGGGTGTGATCGCAAGCAGGATCGCGGCCCATGCGGCCGACCTGGCCAGAGGTCGAGACACTTCTTGGGATAGGGAGATGTCTGCTGCGAGGAAAGCCTTCGACTGGGAGAGGATGTTCGAACTGTCTCTCGACCCTGAGAAGACCAAGGAACTCTGGATGAGGCGGAGATCGCACAGCCCGAAGGTTTGCTCCATGTGCGGAGACCTGTGCGCGATGAAGATGGTCGACAAGCTGCTCGGCGAATGA
- a CDS encoding YIP1 family protein has protein sequence MGDGTGVTICPRCGTSIKQQLPERFVPQIPPADFQSPIHPHVHMSHYPGLYMQPKHAPRLDFSDLLRISFSPTKAFSSLYRSTNLQRALVIVVLFSIISSVISLLVTADMEQVLGYSRGDAFELAFQGFVSWMVSLLAFLIFGVTTALVAKDVFGGRGERSATLMLTGYAYPGYVLLSMVLLLLFTTGFRGLDLTRVQDWTSDELNQAIAAGAVLLVVALIGLIWLLWVTSKAVSVANDISTGEAAMSCILAAIAAGIIYLVVGMVMRMPLGLFF, from the coding sequence TTGGGGGATGGCACAGGCGTGACCATCTGCCCGAGATGCGGGACGAGCATCAAGCAGCAGCTGCCGGAGCGTTTTGTTCCTCAGATCCCCCCGGCGGACTTCCAATCCCCGATACATCCGCATGTTCATATGAGCCACTACCCAGGACTCTACATGCAGCCGAAGCACGCGCCAAGGTTGGATTTCTCGGACCTATTGCGCATCAGCTTCTCTCCGACAAAGGCCTTCTCCTCTTTATATCGATCTACCAACCTGCAGAGGGCGCTCGTCATAGTCGTCCTGTTCTCAATCATCTCCTCAGTCATCAGCCTGCTGGTGACTGCAGATATGGAACAGGTGCTCGGTTACAGCAGGGGGGACGCGTTCGAGCTGGCGTTCCAGGGATTCGTCAGCTGGATGGTGTCATTGCTGGCATTCCTGATCTTCGGAGTCACAACCGCGCTCGTGGCGAAGGATGTCTTCGGTGGCAGGGGAGAGCGTAGCGCCACCCTGATGCTCACTGGGTACGCCTATCCAGGCTATGTCCTCCTCAGCATGGTGCTCCTCTTGCTGTTCACGACTGGCTTCAGGGGTCTCGACTTGACCAGGGTCCAGGATTGGACGAGTGACGAGCTCAACCAGGCAATCGCAGCAGGAGCGGTGCTCCTCGTGGTAGCATTGATCGGACTGATCTGGCTGCTCTGGGTCACAAGCAAGGCAGTCAGCGTTGCGAACGACATATCGACAGGCGAGGCCGCGATGTCCTGCATTCTGGCAGCCATTGCTGCTGGAATCATCTATCTGGTGGTCGGCATGGTCATGCGAATGCCGCTGGGACTCTTCTTCTGA
- the gyrB gene encoding DNA topoisomerase (ATP-hydrolyzing) subunit B, whose amino-acid sequence MEDSAYDAENIQVLEGLEAVRKRPSMYIGSTDFHGLHHLVYEVVDNSIDEAMAGFCTVITVVLNDDGSVTVEDDGRGIPIGMHKKYKQDALELVLTKLHSGGKFDRKTYKVSGGLHGVGLSVVNALSEWLEVRIKRQGKIHFQRYERGVPASPIKVDGEAPGSGTTIRFKPDAQIFESTEFNYETLSGRMREFAFLNKGLKITISEPKTNQSNSYKFDGGIVEYVQFINRSKTCLHEKPIYVNVDRNGMQVEVGMQYTDSYAENIHTFANNINTTEGGTHLVGFRAALTRTLNDYAKKNGFLKGGNNDSLSGEDVREGLTAILSVKLPEPQFEGQTKTKLGNSDVRGIVESAVNEKLFEYLEENPKVAQTCISKAIIAAQAREAARKARELTRRKGLLDVGNLPGKLSDCSEKDPTKCELFLVEGDSAGGSAKQARDRTFQAILPLRGKILNVEKARLDKMLKNAEIRTIITALGTGIDADMNIAKARYHRVCIMTDGDVDGAHIRTLLLTFFFRYMRPMIDHGYIYIAQPPLYRAKKGKTEKYLFSDKELSEVVQELGDGVDIQRYKGLGEMNPEQLRVTTMDIKSRTLKRVTIEDAVEADELFTILMGDAVEPRRQFIHDHAKEVEFLDV is encoded by the coding sequence ATGGAAGATAGTGCGTACGATGCGGAGAACATCCAGGTTCTAGAGGGGTTGGAAGCGGTTCGAAAGCGTCCGAGCATGTACATCGGCAGCACAGATTTTCACGGCCTTCATCACCTTGTCTACGAAGTGGTCGACAACAGCATCGACGAGGCCATGGCCGGTTTCTGCACGGTCATCACGGTCGTTCTGAACGATGATGGCAGCGTCACTGTGGAGGACGATGGCAGAGGCATTCCGATAGGCATGCACAAGAAGTACAAGCAGGATGCCCTCGAACTCGTTCTTACCAAGCTGCACTCAGGTGGCAAGTTCGACAGGAAGACCTACAAGGTATCGGGCGGCCTCCACGGGGTCGGTCTGAGCGTCGTCAATGCGCTCTCAGAATGGCTTGAGGTCAGGATTAAGAGGCAAGGCAAGATCCATTTCCAGAGGTACGAGCGTGGCGTGCCCGCAAGTCCGATCAAGGTCGACGGTGAGGCCCCGGGTTCGGGCACTACCATCCGGTTCAAACCGGATGCTCAGATATTCGAGAGCACCGAGTTCAACTACGAGACCCTGTCTGGCAGGATGCGAGAGTTCGCTTTTCTCAACAAAGGCCTGAAGATCACGATATCGGAACCAAAGACGAACCAGTCGAATTCCTACAAGTTCGACGGAGGCATCGTCGAGTACGTCCAGTTCATCAACAGGAGCAAGACCTGCCTGCACGAGAAGCCGATATATGTCAATGTGGACCGGAACGGCATGCAGGTCGAGGTTGGCATGCAGTACACGGACAGCTACGCGGAGAACATTCACACATTCGCCAACAACATCAATACGACTGAGGGAGGGACGCATCTTGTGGGCTTCAGGGCCGCTCTGACCAGGACTCTCAACGACTACGCCAAGAAGAACGGCTTCCTGAAGGGTGGCAACAACGATTCCCTGAGCGGAGAAGACGTCAGGGAGGGCCTGACCGCCATCCTGAGCGTCAAGCTCCCGGAGCCGCAGTTCGAGGGCCAGACGAAGACGAAGCTTGGCAACAGCGATGTCAGGGGCATAGTCGAGTCGGCCGTGAACGAGAAACTGTTCGAATACCTGGAAGAGAACCCGAAGGTGGCCCAGACCTGCATCAGCAAGGCGATCATTGCCGCCCAGGCCAGGGAGGCCGCGAGGAAGGCAAGGGAGCTGACGAGGAGGAAGGGCCTGCTAGATGTCGGCAACCTCCCAGGCAAACTCTCAGATTGTTCTGAGAAGGACCCGACCAAGTGCGAACTCTTCCTTGTAGAGGGTGACTCGGCAGGCGGGAGCGCGAAGCAGGCCAGGGACAGGACCTTCCAGGCGATCCTACCTTTGAGGGGCAAGATCCTGAACGTGGAGAAGGCAAGACTGGACAAGATGCTGAAGAACGCGGAGATAAGGACCATCATCACAGCTCTGGGCACGGGCATCGACGCCGATATGAACATCGCGAAAGCGAGGTATCACAGGGTATGCATCATGACCGATGGAGACGTCGACGGGGCGCACATAAGAACGCTGCTTCTGACTTTCTTCTTCAGGTACATGAGGCCGATGATCGACCACGGCTACATTTACATCGCCCAGCCTCCATTGTACAGGGCCAAGAAGGGCAAGACCGAGAAGTACTTGTTCAGCGACAAGGAGCTCTCGGAGGTCGTCCAGGAGCTGGGCGACGGAGTGGACATACAGAGGTACAAAGGCCTGGGCGAGATGAACCCGGAGCAGCTCAGAGTCACGACAATGGACATCAAGTCACGGACCCTGAAGCGTGTCACGATCGAGGACGCCGTGGAGGCCGATGAGCTGTTCACGATTCTTATGGGCGATGCCGTTGAGCCTCGCCGACAGTTCATCCACGACCACGCAAAGGAAGTGGAGTTCTTGGATGTGTAG
- a CDS encoding 8-oxoguanine DNA glycosylase: MRLDIKISPLDLNLTLGCGQTFRWRKAPGGLWEGPLGNQFIRLGQKGSIVHIEASPGGREVEGLVRTHLRADDDVRGIQKALAEDPVMAAGISELKGLRIVKIDEWECLISFILATYASIPRITKMIETLSTRYGERIVAGVNSFPSQDRLRRAPLSELAKCGFGYRAKFIHEACKVLDDDALSEFQRMSNKDLRDELKQLPGVGDKVADCVSLFGFGRLDAFPIDVWIERALERLYHRKGSYNKLMEFALARFGPYAGYAQEYLYYNERLRAPGGTCMFSEK; encoded by the coding sequence ATGAGACTCGACATCAAAATCAGCCCTCTGGACCTCAACCTTACATTGGGCTGTGGCCAGACCTTCAGATGGCGAAAGGCTCCAGGCGGCTTGTGGGAGGGGCCGCTCGGGAATCAGTTCATCAGATTAGGACAGAAGGGTTCAATCGTCCACATAGAGGCGAGCCCTGGAGGGCGAGAGGTTGAAGGACTTGTCAGGACGCACCTGAGAGCTGATGACGACGTCCGAGGAATCCAGAAGGCGCTCGCCGAAGATCCCGTGATGGCGGCTGGGATTTCCGAGCTGAAAGGTCTCAGGATAGTCAAGATCGATGAGTGGGAGTGCCTGATAAGTTTCATACTGGCGACCTATGCGAGCATTCCGCGGATAACGAAGATGATCGAGACTCTGTCGACCAGGTACGGCGAGAGGATCGTCGCTGGAGTAAACTCATTCCCCAGTCAGGACAGGCTCCGAAGGGCCCCTTTGTCAGAACTGGCGAAGTGCGGGTTTGGATATCGCGCGAAGTTCATCCACGAAGCGTGCAAGGTCCTGGACGATGATGCCCTGTCGGAGTTCCAGAGAATGTCCAACAAGGACCTCAGAGATGAGCTGAAGCAGCTTCCTGGAGTGGGAGACAAGGTGGCGGACTGCGTCTCGTTGTTCGGTTTTGGCAGGCTCGATGCGTTCCCTATCGATGTCTGGATCGAGAGGGCACTTGAGCGCCTGTACCATCGGAAAGGCTCATACAACAAGTTGATGGAGTTCGCTCTGGCGCGGTTCGGCCCATACGCGGGGTACGCGCAGGAGTATCTGTACTACAACGAGAGGTTGCGCGCGCCTGGGGGAACGTGTATGTTCTCAGAAAAATGA